In Acipenser ruthenus chromosome 15, fAciRut3.2 maternal haplotype, whole genome shotgun sequence, a genomic segment contains:
- the LOC117396865 gene encoding dolichyldiphosphatase 1-like: MATVDECTASAPWRSVSLTHVEYPTGDFTGQLLAYSSLLPVFILVGFVTLIVFKRELHTISFFGGLVLNEGVNWLLKNIFREPRPCRGAHATLTTEYGMPSSHSQFIWFFFMYSFLFLYFRMHQTNNARCLELLWRHILSTCLLSVSAFVSYSRVYLLYHSWSQVINGGVAGSIMAVAWFIFTQELLTPLFPKIAAWPISEFFLIRDTSLIPNILWFEYTVTRAEARNRQRKLGTKLQ; encoded by the exons ATGGCGACGGTAGATGAGTGTACGGCCAGTGCTCCATGGCGGTCGGTTTCCCTAACACACGTCGAGTATCCCACAG gtgACTTCACAGGCCAGCTCCTCGCATATTCAAGTCTCTTGCCAGTCTTCATTCTCGTGGGCTTTGTAACACTCATTGTTTTTAAGAGAGAATTGCACACT ATATCATTCTTTGGAGGGCTGGTGCTCAATGAGGGAGTAAACTGGTTGTTGAAGAACATATTTCGGGAGCCCAGACCATGTCGAG GTGCTCATGCCACACTCACTACAGAGTATGGGATGCCCTCCAGTCACTCCCAGTTCATCTGGTTTTTCTTTATGTACTCTTTCCTCTTTCTTTATTTTAG aATGCATCAAACTAACAATGCCAGGTGTCTTGAGCTGCTGTGGAGACACATTCTGTCTACCTGTTTGCTAAGTGTGTCAGCCTTCGTTTCATACAGCAG agtgTATTTGCTGTACCACTCCTGGAGTCAAGTTATAAATGGAGGGGTAGCAGGGAGTATCATGGCAGTAGCCTGGTTTATCTTCACACAGGAGTTGCTTACTCCACTCTTTCCCAAGATAGCAGCGTG GCCCATTTCTGAGTTTTTCCTAATCCGGGACACAAGCCTCATTCCGAACATTCTGTGGTTTGAGTACACAGTAACACGAGCAGAAGctag AAACAGACAACGAAAGCTGGGAACAAAACTGCAGTGA
- the LOC117422374 gene encoding probable helicase senataxin isoform X2, with product MSTCRWCTPGGSDATDFLRQYASGSLLSKEEKAANEDLCFCLECVVEYHRAREELPSLHKCLWKLETSRLLDHFGKSLKEEVGEEDDLFIVEDDQEIQIHGITGPEFENNLRVPLLEILKYPYLLVHSKISELCVEALCRMEKSSSFQVFDKHSGIYLLLVHPDETVRKWAIRTARSLGKVDRDDFYDLQDVFSCMFKVIELDLFLNSDIYSSSVMEEGKLILLPPHLYDSTNYKDYWLGICMLLTVLDSQAMDSLLLGPDKQNDLMHSILNTMEKSAPDEGLDPFWPALQCFMVILDRLGSKVWGQLIDPTQAFQTIIGSCSYNQEIENMRRNTTGPKIKVEPDQDENMVTCSQIVYDCNTKKQNKDTGSRSALSTEHCSIMYEEMQSLVTVLQSDMGQEMRVHNSTFLWFIPFVQSVMDLKDLSIVYTGEIIHHLCAEIKDLINGRVQQCDKVTEFFILILVFVIELHRNKNCMNLLWFSSQKWVEVLVKCATLSSWTSSHSCSTRVSSTTSSSMHPQVTNVVPQACIQLIRSLLREGCQLNPQSTCKQFLDKLNLQLRKGVMPGWDLSHLAIQDLQVCLRQLVKFMKDKKPALETGTGIRGEKVVMSEETSRLVGIEEGKESRSPFECKSGLSHPALSTGEKDGGPLCFQSNLNVKEERPWDDAYFAKPSGTIEVQDRVEDSNREPKIAQMLQIKKEKDLCTDVCGMDSNSDTCSVKRASDIKGSESKMEQNISSKLKPDLGRMQDLKSRLAKVFIHPSLIKKEKKDGCPGSKKKMFGHNISKEKRMGFSLETTEKKEMDAPECLKSFPVKIKQEKTETNKQLSIVRCFDTESGSDNEDDVPLMVIKSNLEKKRMFSKEVNQNPLTDSQVDRDLGLLSLTALSKSFSFPVDSSQESSVRQLPDRIERKVRSNVRNIQKAEEEDDLIILENPVIIISDSESAKEDNDLHVGKNKVQQSAKPEPSDVKIAEKDLDRGSSPPLYSEYDSQLFEFETEDEVFSAWDDSQMDNALASPETEQERVESSKKRNSSLEKSPDLNDMYNDWGYDTDYVPDDVIEKAAEHAEKQLMREQESVRVENTCEMSTPVFYGVKRKSSTDISSDMGSKSGRQPDENAMPSTSTTPCLTLAQKLANKRESCGNKVTSKISNFFTSPKAAQNERKATTAASSRSTAVSCKTTSPAIVPPRKVRQREEPKSTAEKLGLKKKARKAFDLSQRSLDCVAELRNYGQHLQVEKQKRRRKSKKCQNTMLISPQKLVVKGNKKLLASQDLQFFRQSRPKKSEQVREPSKSNASEATRPPEREGANRDGDDFFHLTRPDPANAEINDPEVQSSEKPGAAAGSHTVYLSKTFHQRGHGFPQMECQKSMVMESKEEIKSNDVNEDSKHHDDDDDDQMCLTQMDPIDMELCSQLEYANDYFAGTQRDTVDMEIDEPENEMHAVDSPSVESFKSGQADNIAAVCSAAAEILKSTSSKPKDDHLFLKPGMPLSLIKIAKPSTTKIYTPSSRSATLAQELDNPTKTPKAGLRNKVCPMLPPRKPSVPPPESRQPALPKQPASIGSYKHPSRDVSRVKRAPVDVRPMSSVVQQPPKNISSSQQYDLSFLIQQVLEWNHEMFENFSQFGTPNNLCTFPLKEVPEKFSSFDEYFATFYPLLMVNTFEELVQEWQKNMKSRKGIEKMLNLNGIEYQNRVSCASFSVPLHKSDVDRQQYPKEDDLVFLWLPQHVHAYTSEEREVMEPVAHFGCVSGSNVSAAGQNDSKAILYITIKTRGNVSAVHDQPVKCMVIGSLISTLRAFKALYSLRNNVMARAILGPHVSFFRPGQENKVANLSILEYNDEQQKAINSAIAMVKQPQRTPKICLIHGPPGTGKTKTIVGLLESIFSEDQENSIPVENRRLKGRKPRVLLCAPSNAAVDHLMKKIILDFKEKSRDHKNPLGNCGDINLVRLGMEKAISKDLLGFSLDNQTKIRTQRGQTVQDTNIYRRKEDLDQQIDNLSRQCAMHQKVREKFQQLTDEKCRLLREREQLGRQLKETRSRKQEVQARVLQDAHVICCTLSTSGSILLESAFRRLGHDPFSCVIVDEAGQATEMETLIPLTYRCPALVLVGDPEQLPPTVISQKAREKRYDQSLMARLWKCLHRETKQNPGIQTPINFLSTQYRMHPDICEFPSKYIYKRALKTDGNTAEKRCGTSWPFQPYRLFDVTDGYETKAGESFHNDQEVKLVMQLIKLIVEKQKGRVGVITHYSAQKQRIKDCINREGSKLFP from the exons ATGAGCACATGTCGCTGGTGCACCCCTGGTGGCTCTGATGCCACGGACTTTCTGCGACAGTACGCTTCTGGGTCCCTTTTGTCAAAGGAGGAAAAAGCTGCCAATGAAGACCTCTGCTTCTGCCTGGAGTGTGTGGTGGAGTATCACAGAGCCAGAGAGGAGCTACCATCCCTGCACAAG tGCCTGTGGAAGTTGGAGACTTCCCGACTGCTTGATCACTTTGGAAAGTCATTGAAAGAGGAGGTGGGGGAGGAGGATGATTTGTTTATAGTGGAAGATGACCAAGAGATCCAAATCCATGGAATCACAGGGCCTGAATTTGAGAATAATCTACGGGTTCCACTGCTGGAGATATTGAAGTACCCCTATTTGTTGGTACACTCCAAAATCA GTGAGTTATGTGTAGAGGCTCTTTGTAGGATGGAAAAGTCCAGTTCCTTCCAGGTCTTTGATAAACATTCTGGGATTTACCTCCTTCTAGTACACCCTGATGAAACT GTGCGCAAATGGGCGATCCGCACTGCCAGGTCCCTGGGTAAGGTGGACCGGGATGATTTTTACGACCTTCAGGACGTGTTTTCCTGCATGTTTAAGGTTATTGAGCTGGACCTTTTTCTCAACTCCGATATATACAGCTCCAGCGTCATGGAAGAAGGCAAGCTGATCCTGCTTCCACCTCACCTCTATGACTCCACTAACTACAAGGATTACTGGCTAG GTATCTGCATGCTTTTAACAGTATTGGATTCTCAGGCTATGGACTCTTTGCTGCTTGGTCCTGACAAACAGAATGATCTCATGCATTCAATTCTCAACACCATGGAGAAGAGTGCACCAG ATGAGGGTTTAGATCCTTTTTGGCCGGCATTGCAGTGTTTTATGGTGATTTTGGATCGGCTCGGCTCTAAAGTTTGGGGCCAACTGATTGACCCAACTCAGGCATTTCAGACAATTATTGGAAGCTGCAGTTACAACCAAGAGATTGAAAATATGCGCAGAAACACAACTGG ACCCAAAATCAAGGTTGAACCAGACCAAGATGAAAACATGGTGACATGTAGTCAAATTGTCTATGACTGTAACACCAAGAAACAAAACAAG GACACTGGTAGCAGAAGTGCCTTAAGTACTGAACATTGCTCAATCATGTATGAAGAAATGCAATCTCTAGTGACTGTGCTTCAGTCTGATATGGGGCAGGAAATGCGCGTGCACAACAGCACTTTCTTATGGTTTATCCCATTTGTACAGTCTGTGATGGACCTCAAAGACCTTAGCATTGTCTATACTGGAGAAATCATTCACCACCTATGTGCGGAAATCAAGGATCTTATAAACGGACGGGTGCAACAGTGTGATAAAGTAACAGAATTTTTCATCCTCATTCTGGTTTTTGTCATTGAACTCCACCGTAATAAGAACTGCATGAATCTCTTGTGGTTCAGTTCACAGAAATGGGTTGAGGTGTTGGTGAAATGTGCCACACTTTCTAGTTGGACTTCTAGTCATAGCTGTTCAACAAGAGTGTCTTCAACAACTTCCTCGTCCATGCATCCTCAAGTTACCAATGTGGTTCCTCAAGCCTGTATTCAGTTGATACGTAGCCTCCTTAGGGAAGGATGCCAGCTGAATCCACAGAGCACCTGCAAGCAGTTTTTGGACAAGCTGAACTTGCAGTTACGCAAGGGTGTCATGCCAGGATGGGATCTCAGTCACCTGGCGATACAAGATCTACAAGTTTGTCTGAGACAGCTTGTTAAATTCATGAAAGATAAGAAACCGGCTTTGGAGACCGGCACAGGCATCAGAGGAGAAAAGGTTGTAATGAGTGAAGAAACTAGTAGACTAGTAGGAATAGAAGAAGGAAAAGAGAGCAGAAGTCCTTTTGAATGCAAGAGCGGACTATCTCATCCAGCATTGTCTACAGGGGAGAAAGATGGTGGGCCTTTGTGCTTTCAGAGTAACCTTAATGTGAAGGAGGAAAGGCCTTGGGATGATGCATATTTTGCTAAGCCTTCTGGTACCATTGAAGTTCAGGATCGAGTTGAAGATTCCAACAGAGAACCTAAAATAGCACAAATgctgcaaataaaaaaagaaaaggacttgtgTACTGATGTGTGTGGAATGGATAGTAATTCGGATACCTGCTCTGTGAAAAGGGCCTCGGACATAAAGGGTTCAGAATCAAAGATGGAACAAAATATTTCAAGTAAGCTTAAACCTGACCTGGGTCGGATGCAGGATCTGAAATCCAGACTCGCAAAGGTGTTTATACATCCATCCCTTATTAAGAAGGAAAAAAAGGATGGGTGTCCtggatccaaaaaaaaaatgttcggtCACAATATCTCTAAAGAAAAGCGAATGGGCTTTTCACtagaaacaacagaaaaaaaagaaatggatgcTCCAGAATGCTTAAAAAGCTTTCCTGTGAAAATAAAGCAAGAAAAGACAGAAACTAACAAGCAGCTGTCCATTGTTCGATGTTTTGACACAGAAAGTGGTAGTGATAACGAAGATGATGTCCCGCTCATGGTTATAAAGTCCAATCTGGAGAAAAAGAGAATGTTCTCCAAGGAGGTCAACCAAAACCCCTTGACCGATTCGCAGGTTGATAGAGATCTGGGTTTGCTCTCTTTAACTGCCCTTTCAAAAAGTTTCAGTTTCCCTGTCGATTCAAGTCAGGAATCTTCAGTACGGCAACTGCCAGACAGAATAGAAAGGAAAGTGAGGAGTAATGTGAGAAATATCCAGAAAGCAGAGGAAGAGGATGATCTAATTATATTGGAAAATCCAGTAATTATAATTTCTGATTCGGAGTCTGCAAAGGAAGATAATGACCTACATGTTGGCAAAAATAAAGTACAGCAAAGTGCAAAGCCTGAGCCTTCTGATGTCAAAATTGCAGAGAAAGATTTGGACAGAGGAAGTTCTCCACCTCTTTACAGTGAGTACGATTCCCAGTTGTTTGAGTTTGAAACTGAAGACGAAGTGTTTTCTGCTTGGGATGACTCTCAAATGGACAATGCACTGGCATCTCCAGAAACTGAGCAAGAACGTGTTGAAAGCTCTAAAAAAAGGAATTCCTCCCTTGAGAAGAGTCCAGATCTGAATGATATGTACAACGATTGGGGGTATGACACAGATTATGTCCCAGATGACGTGATAGAAAAAGCAGCAGAGCATGCTGAAAAACAGCTAATGAGGGAGCAGGAATCTGTCCGTGTGGAGAACACATGTGAGATGAGCACGCCGGTGTTCTATGGGGTTAAACGCAAGTCTTCAACGGATATTTCATCAGACATGGGCAGTAAGAGTGGGAGGCAACCTGATGAAAATGCCATGCCATCCACCTCAACCACTCCCTGCTTAACATTAGCTCAAAAACTGGCCAATAAAAGGGAATCTTGTGGAAACAAAGTAACAtcaaaaataagtaatttttttACATCTCCGAAAGCCGcacaaaatgaaagaaaagcaacAACTGCCGCATCATCAAGGTCAACTGCTGTGTCCTGCAAGACTACTTCTCCTGCTATTGTTCCCCCCAGAAAAGTACGTCAGCGGGAAGAGCCCAAGTCTACTGCTGAGAAGCTTGGTCTGAAGAAGAAAGCGCGCAAAGCATTTGATCTGTCGCAGAGATCATTAGACTGCGTGGCTGAGCTGCGGAACTACGGTCAACATTTGCAGGTTGAGAAGCAGAAGAGGAGAAGGAAGAGCAAAAAATGTCAGAACACAATGCTGATTTCCCCTCAGAAGCTGGTGGTTAAAGGGAATAAAAAGCTACTTGCTTCTCAGGACCTTCAGTTCTTCAGACAGAGTAGACCTAAAAAATCAGAACAGGTCAGAGAGCCTTCAAAAAGCAATGCATCTGAGGCGACTAGGCCACCTGAAAGAGAAGGGGCCAACAGAGATGGCGATGACTTTTTCCATTTGACTCGGCCTGACCCAGCTAATGCAGAAATCAATGATCCAGAGGTGCAGTCATCTGAAAAACCAGGTGCTGCTGCAGGAAGTCATACAGTCTATCTATCAAAAACCTTCCACCAAAGGGGTCATGGCTTTCCACAGATGGAGTGCCAAAAGTCAATGGTAATGGAAAGTAAGGAAGAAATTAAATCAAATGATGTAAATGAAGATAGCAAacatcatgatgatgatgatgatgatcagaTGTGTTTGACACAGATGGATCCGATTGACATGGAGCTATGCTCACAGTTGGAATATGCAAACGACTATTTTGCAGGGACCCAAAGAGATACAGTGGACATGGAAATTGATGAGCcagaaaatgaaatgcatgcagtTGACTCTCCAAGTGTGGAAAGCTTCAAGAGTGGACAAGCAGATAACATCGCAGCAGTTTGTTCTGCGGCAGCAGAAATTCTGAAATCCACATCATCTAAACCCAAAGATGATCACCTATTCCTTAAGCCAGGAATGCCCCTGTCTTTAATAAAAATCGCTAAACCTTCcacaactaaaatatatacaCCCAGCTCAAGAAGTGCTACCTTGGCACAAGAGCTGGATAACCCAACAAAAACTCCGAAAGCTGGTTTAAGAAATAAGGTTTGCCCAATGTTGCCTCCAAGAAAGCCAAGTGTACCCCCACCTGAAAGTAGACAGCCTGCTCTTCCAAAGCAGCCTGCCTCTATCGGTTCATATAAACATCCGAGCAGGGATGTTAGTCGGGTGAAGCGGGCGCCTGTAGATGTTAGGCCAATGTCTTCTGTAGTCCAGCAACCTCCCAAGAACATTTCTTCAAGCCAACAGTATGACCTGTCTTTCTTGATCCAGCAAGTTCTGGAATGGAACCATGAGATGTTTGAAAACTTCTCCCAGTTTGGAACCCCAAATAATCTGTGTACGTTTCCCTTGAAAGAGGTCCCAGAGAAATTCAGTTCCTTTGACGAGTACTTTGCCACGTTTTATCCGTTGCTGATGGTGAATACTTTTGAGGAG TTGGTACAGGAGTGGCAGAAGAATATGAAATCTCGAAAGGGGATTGAGAAGATGTTGAACCTGAATGGCATTGAATATCAGAATAGAGTCAGCTGTGCAAGTTTTTCAG tccccCTACATAAATCTGATGTGGACAGGCAGCAGTACCCCAAGGAGGACGACTTGGTCTTTCTGTGGCTACCGCAGCATGTCCATGCCTACACGTCCGAGGAGAGAGAAGTGATGGAACCAGTCGCACACTTTGGCTGTGTCTCTGGAAGTAATGTTTCTGCAG CAGGCCAAAATGACTCCAAAGCAATTCTCTACATCACCATTAAAACTCGTGGGAATGTTTCTGCTGTGCACGACCAGCCAGTGAAGTGCATGGTGATTGGATCTCTGATCAGCACCTTGCGAGCGTTTAAAGCCCTCTACTCCCTGAGAAACAATGTGATGGCCAGAGCAATCCTTGGACCCCATGTCTCTTTTTTCAGGCCAGGACAGGAAAATAAAGTTGCTAATTTGAGCATTCTG GAATACAATGATGAACAACAAAAGGCCATAAACTCTGCAATAGCCATGGTCAAGCAGCCTCAAAGGACTCCCAAAATATGCCTAATCCACGGACCACCGGGAAcgggcaaaacaaaaacaattgtagGACTTCTTGAAAGCATCTTCTCCGAG GATCAGGAGAATTCAATCCCGGTGGAGAACAGGCGTTTAAAGGGCAGGAAGCCCAGGGTTCTTCTTTGTGCACCATCCAACGCTGCAGTTGACCATCTTATGAAGAAGATTATTTTGGATTTTAAGGAGAAAAGCAGGGACCATAAGAACCCATTAG GTAACTGTGGGGATATTAATTTGGTACGCCTCGGAATGGAAAAGGCCATTTCAAAAGACCTGCTGGGGTTCAGCCTGGATAATCAGACTAAAATCCGAACAC AGAGGGGGCAAACTGTACAAGACACAAATATTTACAGACGCAAGGAAGATCTGGATCAGCAGATTGACAATCTGTCACGCCAGTGTGCCATGCATCAGAAAGTCCGAGAAAAG TTTCAACAACTGACAGATGAAAAGTGCAGATTGcttagagagagagagcaacTTGGACGACAGCTGAAAGAG ACTCGAAGCAGAAAACAAGAAGTCCAAGCCAGAGTCTTGCAGGATGCCCATGTTATCTGCTGCACGCTGAGTACCAGTGGAAGCATTCTGTTGGAGTCTGCCTTCAGGAGACTGGGGCATGATCCGTTCAGTTGTGTCATAGTGGATGAG GCAGGGCAGGCCACAGAGATGGAGACTCTGATTCCACTGACCTATCGTTGTCCGGCGTTGGTCCTGGTCGGGGACCCAGAACAGCTGCCGCCCACCGTCATCTCGCAG AAAGCCAGAGAGAAAAGGTATGACCAGTCGCTGATGGCTCGTCTGTGGAAGTGCCTGCACAGAGAAACCAAACAGAACCCAGGGATTCAGACTCCCATCAATttcctcagcacacagtacaggaTGCACCCTGATATCTGTGAGTTCCCATCCAAATACATCTACAAGAGGGCACTGAAAACCGATGG CAATACTGCAGAAAAAAGATGTGGGACAAGCTGGCCTTTCCAGCCATACAGGCTCTTCGATGTTACGGATGGCTATGAGACCAAAGCAGGAGA